The genomic segment AGTTTAGCTGAAGATAAACCAGGCAGTCGCTATCAGTTTGAAAGACAGGGCTACTTCTATATGGATCCTATTGACTCTGTAAACGGTAAACTGGTATTTAACAGCATAGTTCAACTGCGTGATTCCTGGAGTAAAGCTTCTAAAACAGATAATGAGAAAAAAATAGAAAATAAAGCTCAACCAAAAGCTCCTGTGAAAGAAACTAAGGTAGTAACTGAGAAAAAACCGGAAATACAAGAATTAACCTCTGAAGCAGAAGCAAGATTAAAGCGTTATCAGGATGATCTGAATCTTTCGGCTGATAGTGCTATATTAATTGCCAAAGATACAGATTTATCCAATTTCTTCGAAGAGACGATTGTTGCTTATAATAATCCCGGTACAGTGGCTAACTGGATTGTTAATGAGTTACTGCGTGAACTTAAAGAAAGAAGTATCAAAGATCTCCCTTTCAATGCAATACAATTAGCTGAGCTTGTCAAACTTGTTGATGATGGCATTATATCAGGCAAGATTGCCAAAGATATTTTCGATGAAATCCTTTTACAAGGCGGAAGCCCAAAAGATATAGTTGAGCAAAAAGGGTTAAAACAGATTAGTGATATTAGTCAATTAGAGCCAATTGTCGATAAAGTTATCGCTAATAATCCTCAAAATGTTGCTAAATACAAAGAAGGAAGAACTAATTTGCTTGGATTTTTTGTCGGACAGGTTATTAAAGAAACAAACGGTAAAGCAAATCCAAAAGTAGTTAGTGATCTTGTTTTAGATAAATTAGCAAAACTTTAATCAGTTTATAAATAGCAAAAAGCCTGAGATTTGATTCTCAGGCTTTTTATAGGGATTATACAGTAAATAAAAATATTCTAAAATCGAGCATATAGCTAATAACTGAGCCTTGAAATGTTTTTCTTGCGAAGATTTTGCTAAAACTTATGCTTCTATCTCAATCAACCAACTCTTCTTTGAAATAATCTTTCATCCAAGTTTCTCTTTTTATTTCTCTTCATAATAAAAAACTAATTAAAGTGTAAGTTTTAGCAAAATAATAGCTTTAAAACCATTTCTTAGGCTCAGTTATTAGCGGCATAAATAGCCAAATTTTTTACCAGACCCGAAGGGTGAGTCCTGACAATAATATATGTATTTTGTAGCAAGCTTTTTATCATATCTAGTCTACAGCCTTTTCGGCCAAGCCAAGCTTGCCCTGCAAGGCTTTCGCTTTTACCTTATCAGGACGAATTTAAAAAATTTGGCGACACAATCGTTCAATAAACTCTGTAATAACGATTCTCTTGACGATTTAATGCATAATCCTTGTTAATAATTTTTCTTATTTATGTTATAAAAACTAAAAAATGGGAACTGATAAATGGCAAAGAAGTGGATAATTTGTGGAGAATGTAAGCATTTTTACGACTGCAAAGCCGGTCATGCCCGCATGCAAAATGTAGATATAAATTCTAAAATTTATTCTGAAATAGGCTGCTATGAGTATGAGCAGTATTTATTGCAAATATCAGAAAAACAGTTAAAATTATTCTAGAATAATTTTAACTGTGAATAGGTGATTATAATGTGTCCATATATGTTATTTATATTACTTATGGGATATGGATTTTTTGTATATGCTTTAATCGGTATATTTTCTGGAAAGATTTATCCGCCAAAATCATTTAAGCCAGTGTATTTCGATACAAACCCTATTACTTTTAGCCTAACAATAGCAACATATTCTTTTATTGGGCTTCTTTGTTTTGATGCTGTTCACAATTTTGGTTTAATAAGTACATTTGGAGCAATATTTAGATTTTTCAATATTGCTTAAATTTTTATAAAATTGCTTTTTAGAAATTCATTTCAATTTAGATTGCTGGACGAATCTGGTACTTTTCTGCTAAATTTTAACTAATTAACGGAGATTCTAAAATGCAATCCGAAGCTAAATCTGAAATGCAAGATTTATCAGAACCTTTTAATTCTGAAGCATTTCGAAAGCAGGGCCATCAAATAATTGATATATTAGCTGACTATTTGGACCAGATAACATCTAAAAAATTAGATCAGGTATTACCGGCAATCACACCTGATGAAATGCTGGTAAACTGGTCTGATGATTTTCCAAATAAGCCGGGTAATGACTTAGCAGAGTTAGCAAAAAAAGTAATCTCACAATCAAATCATTTGCATCACTCTGGTTATGTTGGTCGTCAGGTATCGACACCTTTACCGATAGCGGCTTTATCTGAGTTAATGTCATCATTTTTAAACAATAGCAGTGTTGTTTATGAAATGGGCCCAGTCAATACTGTTATGGAGAAAAGCATTGTTAACTGGATGGCAAAATTGATTGGTTTTGGGTCAGACTCAGATGGCTTTTTAACTTCAGGGGGTACTTTAGGAAATCTTACAGCATTACTTGCGGCTATACATATAAAAAGTGGATATGATATTTGGAAAGATGGAATAAAAGATAGCAATCCTATCTCAATTCTTGTCTCAGAACAAGCTCATTACAGTATAAAACAGGCGATTCAGATAATGGGATTAGGAGAAGACGGGATTATTCCTATTCCTGTAGATAAAATTTATTCTATGGATATAAATGCCCTTGAAATAAAATATCAAGAAGCAGTAAATTCAGGAAGAAAAGTTATTGCAGTAGTAGGAAGTGCCTGTACTACTAAAACAGGCAGCTATGACCCTCTTAATTATATCGCTGATTTTTGTGAAAAATATGATCTATGGTTCCATGTGGACGGGGCTCATGGAGCTTCAGCTTTAATTTCAAATAAATATAAAAGCTTATTAAAAGGAATAGAACGGGCTGATTCAGTCATATGGGATGCGCATAAGATGCTCCTTATGCCGGCTTTAATAACAGCAGTTATTTTCCGTAAAGGAAGTAATTCTTATGAAGCTTTTGCTCAAAAAGCATCTTATATTTTCGAGAAAAAATGGTATAATTTGGCTCATAGAACCATGGAATGTACTAAAACAATGATGAGCCTTAAATTATATATGAGTTTATCAATGTATGGAACAGATTATTTCTCAAATTATGTGACTAAAATGTATGATTTAGCAGAAAAATTTGGACAAATATTAGAAGAAGTTCCAGACTTTGATCTTGCAATAAAACCTCAAAGCAATATTATTTGTTTTAGGTATATTACAAAAGGGGTTCCTGATATTAATGAACTACAAAAACAGATAAGAAAGAATATTCATAATAAGGAATCTTTCTATATAGCTAAAACAAGATTAAAAGACAAAATATACTTGCGCTGTATCATTATAAATCCGCTAACAACAGAATATGATTTAATGAATTTGCTTGACACTATAAGAAATTCAGCTTAAATTAAGTTACTTGAAAATCTTAGATAACTGGATATAAAATAGATTTATTAAAGAATCAAGTGAGAAAAACAATGCAAAAAACAATAACCACAGGAACTCTTCAAAAATATAAAAGAGAAGGAAGAAAAATCACAGCCCTTACTGCTTACGATTACTCTACAGCAAAATTTTTGGATGAAGCGGGAATAGATATAATATTAGTTGGCGACTCACTGGCAATGGTGGCCCTTGGGCATAAAACCACCCATGCCATCACTGTTGATGAAATGATTCATCACACAAAAGCTGTAACAAAAGGAGTGGATAAGTCCTTTGTAGCTGCTGATATGCCATTTATGAGCTATCAGGTTGATGAAAATACTGCTGTTCATAATGCAGGCAGATTTATTAAAGAGGCTGAAGCCAATGCAGTCAAGCTAGAAGGTGGATCTGATCACATTATTAATATCGTAAAACGCTGTGTGGAAGCAGGTATTCCTGTAATGGGTCATTTAGGCTTTACTCCTCAATATTTACACACATTAAGCGGGTATAAGGTTCAGGGTAAGAACCTTGAAGCAACTAAAAAAATACTGGAACAAGCAAAAAAACTTGAAGAAGTAGGAGCTTTTAGCATAGTTCTTGAAATGGTTCCTGAAGAATCAGCAAAATTAATTACGGATAATCTTAATATACCAACCATAGGCATTGGTGCAGGAAGATTTTGCTCTGGCCAAATCCTTGTAACAGACGATATTCTCGGTAAATATAGTGATTTTACTCCAAAATTTGCAAGAAAATATCTGGATCTTGCCTCATTAACTAAAAAAGCTTTTTCAGAATATAAAGAAGACGTAATATCAGGAAAATTTCCGGCCGAATCTGAGATATTTAAATTAACAGTAGAAGAGAAAGAACGATTAAAAGATGTTGGTGATAAAATCATCTAGCTTAAGTTAACAATGGAGCACTACCAAGATGTTTAAGTCTAATAATCAAACGCTGGAAGTAATATCAACTATTCAAGAAACCAGAATAAAAGTTCAAGAATGGAAAAAACAAGGTTTAAACATTGGTTTTGTTCCTACTATGGGGGCTCTTCATGTTGGTCATGAAAGTCTGATCAAAAAAGCCAGGCAAGAATGTGCTAAAGTTATCGTCAGTATTTTTGTAAACCCAATTCAATTTGGACCAAATGAAGATTATAACCGTTACCCAAGACAGTTGGAAAATGATACTGAAATCTGTGCAAATAATGGAGTTGATTTAATATTTGCTCCAACAGTAGGAGAGATGTATCCAGAAAAAGAGCATCTTACTAAAGTCTGCCCGCCTGAATTTTTTCAGAATAAATTGTGTGGAAAATCAAGACCAGGGCACTTTGACGGTGTTGCGACTGTAGTACTAAAATTATTCAACATAATACAACCTGACAAGGCATATTTTGGACAAAAAGATGCTCAGCAGTTAATTATAATCAAAAAAATATGTCGTGATCTTAGTTTTCCTACAGAAATAATAAGTTGTCATATTATTAGGGATACTGACGGGCTGGCATGCAGCTCAAGAAACGCTTATTTATCAGCTGAAGCAAGACAAAAAGCATTATCTTTATTTAAAACTCTTAAAAAAATAGAAGAATTATACTTTTCTGGCTTAAATTCAAAAGACGAAAACTTTGATTTAGCCAAAAAGTATCTTGATCCAGGTGTAGAACTTGAATATTTGGAAGCAAATGACCTCAACACCTTTGAAACATTGGATACAATAAAATCCAACACACTTATTGATATTGCAGCAAGGGTTGATAAGGTTAGACTGATAGATAATATTGTGATTAAATAAATACATTATTTTATGATTTAAAAACCTTATTTAAAAGAATTTTAGCCAAATCTCTTTTTGTTGTTTTAGGTATTTCCTGCTGATTGCCTGATTTATCTATCAGCGTTACAGCATTATAATCACTTTCAAACCCTATTTCAGGATTAGAAATATCATTAGCCACGATGAAATCGAGATTCTTTTCGTATATTTTCTTTTGAGCATTAGCAATAAGATTCTCACTTTCTGCACAAAAGCCCATTATTAATTGATTAGATTTTTTAATAGTTGAAATTTCTTTCAAAATATCAGGATTTTTGACTAAATTTATAGTTAAAGTTTCGCTAGCACTCTTTTTAATTTTTTGATTAGCTGTACTTTCAGGCCTGTAATCAGCTACAGCTGCTGCCATAATAAGAGCATCAGA from the Candidatus Melainabacteria bacterium RIFOXYA2_FULL_32_9 genome contains:
- a CDS encoding pyridoxal-dependent decarboxylase, with the protein product MQDLSEPFNSEAFRKQGHQIIDILADYLDQITSKKLDQVLPAITPDEMLVNWSDDFPNKPGNDLAELAKKVISQSNHLHHSGYVGRQVSTPLPIAALSELMSSFLNNSSVVYEMGPVNTVMEKSIVNWMAKLIGFGSDSDGFLTSGGTLGNLTALLAAIHIKSGYDIWKDGIKDSNPISILVSEQAHYSIKQAIQIMGLGEDGIIPIPVDKIYSMDINALEIKYQEAVNSGRKVIAVVGSACTTKTGSYDPLNYIADFCEKYDLWFHVDGAHGASALISNKYKSLLKGIERADSVIWDAHKMLLMPALITAVIFRKGSNSYEAFAQKASYIFEKKWYNLAHRTMECTKTMMSLKLYMSLSMYGTDYFSNYVTKMYDLAEKFGQILEEVPDFDLAIKPQSNIICFRYITKGVPDINELQKQIRKNIHNKESFYIAKTRLKDKIYLRCIIINPLTTEYDLMNLLDTIRNSA
- a CDS encoding 3-methyl-2-oxobutanoate hydroxymethyltransferase translates to MQKTITTGTLQKYKREGRKITALTAYDYSTAKFLDEAGIDIILVGDSLAMVALGHKTTHAITVDEMIHHTKAVTKGVDKSFVAADMPFMSYQVDENTAVHNAGRFIKEAEANAVKLEGGSDHIINIVKRCVEAGIPVMGHLGFTPQYLHTLSGYKVQGKNLEATKKILEQAKKLEEVGAFSIVLEMVPEESAKLITDNLNIPTIGIGAGRFCSGQILVTDDILGKYSDFTPKFARKYLDLASLTKKAFSEYKEDVISGKFPAESEIFKLTVEEKERLKDVGDKII
- a CDS encoding pantoate--beta-alanine ligase, encoding MEVISTIQETRIKVQEWKKQGLNIGFVPTMGALHVGHESLIKKARQECAKVIVSIFVNPIQFGPNEDYNRYPRQLENDTEICANNGVDLIFAPTVGEMYPEKEHLTKVCPPEFFQNKLCGKSRPGHFDGVATVVLKLFNIIQPDKAYFGQKDAQQLIIIKKICRDLSFPTEIISCHIIRDTDGLACSSRNAYLSAEARQKALSLFKTLKKIEELYFSGLNSKDENFDLAKKYLDPGVELEYLEANDLNTFETLDTIKSNTLIDIAARVDKVRLIDNIVIK